A single region of the Drosophila takahashii strain IR98-3 E-12201 chromosome 2R, DtakHiC1v2, whole genome shotgun sequence genome encodes:
- the LOC108055109 gene encoding uncharacterized protein, with product MTSPSRDINDLFDDIVLTEEKEARLGYEEGLKDGQEQGNEEGYKLGYAQGVSLGEELGRILGQVVAEQQLKHTDKVRRSLEQLRSLIEAFPRTNDPQADIVGAVQDIRTSHRRLRALLGSKKKPGAAPLDTTSVEHKDYSF from the coding sequence ATGACCAGTCCGTCGCGGGATATCAACGATCTTTTCGACGACATTGTCCTGACCGAGGAAAAGGAAGCCCGTTTGGGATACGAGGAGGGTCTGAAGGACGGCCAGGAGCAGGGCAACGAGGAGGGCTACAAATTGGGTTACGCCCAGGGAGTTTCCCTAGGCGAGGAGCTTGGCAGGATTCTGGGTCAGGTGGTGGCCGAGCAGCAACTGAAGCACACGGACAAGGTGCGTCGCAGTCTGGAGCAGCTGCGCTCGCTCATCGAGGCATTTCCCCGCACCAACGATCCGCAGGCGGATATAGTGGGAGCTGTGCAGGACATCCGCACCTCACATCGTCGTCTTCGCGCCTTGTTGGGATCCAAGAAAAAGCCTGGAGCAGCTCCTTTAGACACAACTTCTGTGGAACACAAGGACTATAGTTTCTAG
- the wash gene encoding WASH complex subunit 1, giving the protein MEESPYLHSPYQVSIIATDLHHEDTIIQAAQSLDCLHKTINSIFERIDARLARNGSKVEDINNRVKRAQAKIDALVGSRRAIQIFAPARFPAGDVLAPLLATFPQVVSDPLMEEQLQEHQSQRSQFGSPPDEKQEDGDIFFHVRGDREHEAPLVAERKLTNRTAGLGALPLAGIRSVPSLMRFNTNEFAYGEDLNAWKRSLPPQSARRVASQSMRPTADKLLAPAPHSLAHGTTKLATPAGDLRYNPAALAAPAIDVPLDLPDLPGIANDLQYEPVEEQTPIAPSQQFGDLPDLPDLGLEEQEITVQAIAAQTHIPGPSRKTGLGQCPSPVTTAPPPPPPPPPPPPPPPPEQRIPSPPPFPTKGAVKPLSPSLSTPLKMPPPPPPTEDPRSELMAAIRNAGGVHGGRLRSQAAAPLDVVDNTRSKAGAAATGDLMADLHNKLMLRRKGISGSQNPGEATAGNPLMQQLSRVIPPPVQPRKGSQSSDEAPSEEDEDGWN; this is encoded by the coding sequence ATGGAGGAATCACCTTACCTGCACAGCCCCTACCAGGTGTCCATCATCGCCACCGATCTGCACCACGAGGACACCATAATCCAAGCAGCCCAGTCCCTGGACTGTCTACACAAAACAATAAACTCGATTTTCGAGCGAATCGATGCCCGCTTGGCGAGAAATGGTTCAAAGGTTGAGGACATAAACAATCGTGTGAAGCGCGCCCAGGCGAAAATCGATGCGCTCGTTGGCTCCAGGCGGGCCATCCAGATCTTTGCACCCGCTCGCTTTCCGGCCGGCGACGTCCTGGCCCCGCTCCTGGCCACCTTTCCCCAGGTGGTCTCCGATCCGCTGATGGAGGAGCAGTTGCAGGAGCACCAGTCGCAGCGCTCGCAATTCGGCAGTCCTCCAGACGAGAAGCAGGAGGATGGGGACATCTTCTTCCATGTGCGCGGCGACCGGGAGCATGAGGCGCCGCTGGTCGCCGAACGGAAGCTAACCAATCGCACGGCGGGCCTGGGAGCCCTTCCCCTGGCCGGAATTCGTTCCGTGCCCTCGCTGATGCGCTTCAACACCAATGAGTTCGCCTACGGCGAGGATCTGAATGCCTGGAAGCGCTCGCTGCCGCCGCAAAGTGCCCGTCGAGTGGCCAGTCAGTCCATGAGGCCCACGGCGGATAAGCTGCTGGCTCCGGCTCCCCATTCGCTGGCCCATGGCACCACCAAACTGGCCACGCCAGCCGGGGATCTGCGCTACAATCCTGCCGCCCTGGCTGCACCCGCCATCGATGTGCCGCTAGATCTGCCCGATCTCCCTGGCATAGCCAATGATCTGCAGTACGAGCCTGTGGAGGAGCAGACACCAATAGCCCCCTCCCAGCAGTTCGGCGACCTGCCAGATCTGCCCGACTTGGGcctggaggagcaggagatCACGGTGCAGGCCATAGCGGCACAGACGCACATTCCAGGACCCTCCAGGAAGACGGGTCTGGGTCAGTGCCCATCGCCAGTTACGACggcaccgccgccgcctcctccaccaccaccaccgccacctccgccgccgccagaGCAGAGAATTCCATCGCCGCCACCTTTTCCCACCAAGGGAGCTGTGAAACCGCTGTCTCCCTCACTATCCACGCCCCTTAAAATGccaccgccgcctccgccCACTGAAGATCCCAGATCCGAGCTAATGGCCGCCATCCGGAACGCCGGAGGAGTGCACGGCGGACGTCTGCGCTCGCAGGCGGCTGCTCCGCTCGATGTGGTGGACAACACACGCTCCAAGGCGGGAGCCGCTGCCACGGGGGATCTGATGGCGGACCTGCACAACAAGCTGATGCTGCGTCGCAAGGGAATCTCGGGAAGCCAGAATCCCGGGGAGGCCACCGCTGGCAATCCCCTGATGCAGCAGCTCTCGCGGGTGATTCCGCCGCCGGTGCAGCCGCGCAAGGGATCTCAGTCCAGCGATGAGGCGCCCTCCGAGGAGGATGAAGACGGGTGGAACTAG
- the LOC108055111 gene encoding protein transport protein Sec61 gamma-2 subunit, translated as MDKVVKFAEPGRLFAKDSIRLVKRCTKPDRKEFQKIAIATAVGFCIMGFIGFFVKLIHIPINNIIVGS; from the coding sequence ATGGACAAGGTTGTTAAATTTGCCGAGCCCGGACGCCTCTTCGCCAAGGACTCTATTCGCCTGGTGAAACGCTGCACCAAGCCCGACCGGAAGGAGTTCCAGAAAATCGCCATCGCCACCGCCGTTGGCTTCTGCATCATGGGCTTCATCGGTTTCTTCGTGAAACTCATACACATCCCCATCAACAACATCATCGTGGGATCCTAA